Proteins from one Geomonas agri genomic window:
- a CDS encoding mechanosensitive ion channel family protein, whose translation MDNMGQYQQLAVTYATEYGTKLVAVILFWLVGRWLIGLVGRMLQGVLERQKVDPTLMRYIGNFVSVTLNIVLVVAILGYCGIQTTTFAALVAGVGIAIGAAWGGLLANLAAGIFLIVLHPFKVGDFVTAAGVTGTIKEIGLFITSINTPDNVLTMVGNNKIFGDTIQNFSLNAFRRVEMKCQLSGEADHVAAMLLLREKLAQVTNVLPDPQVQVEILEFTALGPVLAVRPFCHNDHYWQVYFDGNKVIRESLAAAGFPAPMPVQTVMLQKQFAC comes from the coding sequence ATGGACAATATGGGGCAGTATCAGCAACTCGCCGTAACGTATGCCACTGAGTACGGTACCAAACTTGTCGCAGTAATCCTGTTCTGGCTTGTGGGGCGCTGGCTCATCGGTTTGGTCGGGCGCATGCTGCAGGGGGTACTGGAGAGACAGAAGGTCGACCCAACCCTGATGCGTTACATCGGCAACTTCGTTTCCGTCACCCTCAATATCGTGTTGGTGGTCGCCATCCTTGGCTACTGCGGCATTCAGACCACAACGTTTGCCGCTTTGGTCGCCGGTGTCGGCATCGCGATAGGCGCCGCCTGGGGCGGCCTGCTCGCGAACCTCGCCGCGGGGATCTTTCTCATCGTGCTGCATCCGTTCAAGGTCGGCGATTTCGTCACCGCCGCAGGGGTGACCGGGACTATCAAGGAGATCGGGCTGTTCATCACCTCGATCAACACGCCGGACAACGTCCTGACCATGGTCGGTAACAACAAGATTTTCGGAGATACCATTCAGAACTTTTCGCTCAACGCGTTCCGGCGGGTCGAAATGAAGTGCCAACTCTCCGGCGAGGCCGATCACGTCGCCGCCATGTTGCTTTTGCGGGAGAAACTCGCGCAAGTTACCAACGTCCTGCCCGATCCCCAGGTGCAGGTGGAGATACTGGAGTTCACCGCGCTCGGGCCGGTGCTGGCCGTGCGTCCTTTCTGTCACAATGATCATTATTGGCAGGTGTACTTCGATGGCAACAAGGTGATCCGCGAGAGTCTCGCTGCCGCTGGTTTCCCGGCGCCGATGCCGGTACAGACGGTGATGCTGCAGAAACAGTTTGCCTGTTGA
- a CDS encoding glycerate kinase type-2 family protein: MGETMEPRQLLQQMFEAAVLSARPESCLARHLPAPPKGRVIVVGAGKASAAMARAFEDAWEGEIAAGLVVTRYGYQVPCRRIEVVGASHPVPDQAGCDAAARMLELVHGLSADDLVVCLISGGGSALLPLPLPGVTLAQKQELSRELLRCGAVISEINCVRRHLSAIKGGRLAAACHPARVLTLAISDVPGDDPVDIASGPTVGDVTTCADALAIIDRYRIALPESLRECLESGRGESVPPDDPRLVHAQFRLIATPQAALEAAAQVAQRNGVAAHILSDRMEGESREVGKVLAALALQVARRGQPFAAPCVLLSGGETTVTVRGGGRGGPNVEFLLALALALQGEKGIYAVAGDTDGVDGQAEIAGGFVSPELLLRAWGMGINPRQSLDDNDGHGFFAALGETLVTGPTLTNVNDFRAILIAG; the protein is encoded by the coding sequence ATGGGAGAAACCATGGAGCCGCGCCAACTATTGCAGCAGATGTTTGAAGCCGCCGTTTTGTCGGCGCGTCCGGAGTCCTGCCTGGCGCGTCACCTCCCGGCGCCCCCCAAGGGACGGGTGATCGTCGTCGGAGCGGGGAAGGCGTCGGCAGCCATGGCGCGCGCCTTCGAGGACGCTTGGGAAGGGGAGATCGCCGCCGGGCTCGTGGTGACCCGCTACGGCTACCAAGTCCCCTGCCGGCGCATCGAGGTGGTGGGCGCGTCACATCCGGTCCCGGACCAGGCGGGATGCGATGCCGCGGCAAGGATGCTCGAACTGGTGCATGGACTCAGCGCCGACGACCTGGTCGTCTGCCTGATCTCCGGCGGTGGTTCTGCCTTGTTGCCCCTTCCCCTGCCCGGGGTAACCCTTGCGCAAAAGCAGGAGCTCAGCCGGGAGCTGTTGCGCTGCGGAGCCGTCATCTCCGAGATCAACTGCGTGCGCCGCCATCTCTCCGCCATCAAAGGAGGGAGGCTTGCCGCCGCATGCCACCCCGCCCGCGTGCTCACCCTCGCTATTTCCGATGTTCCCGGTGACGACCCTGTCGACATCGCTTCCGGTCCCACCGTCGGCGATGTCACCACCTGTGCCGATGCGCTTGCCATCATCGACCGCTACCGTATCGCACTGCCCGAGTCGTTGCGTGAGTGTCTCGAATCCGGTCGGGGCGAATCGGTGCCGCCGGACGACCCGCGCCTGGTTCATGCGCAGTTTCGCCTGATCGCCACCCCCCAGGCGGCGCTGGAAGCCGCGGCGCAGGTAGCACAGCGTAACGGCGTCGCCGCGCACATCCTGAGCGATCGCATGGAGGGTGAATCGAGAGAGGTGGGCAAGGTCCTGGCGGCGCTGGCCTTGCAAGTGGCACGGCGCGGTCAACCTTTTGCCGCCCCCTGCGTCCTGTTGTCGGGAGGGGAGACCACGGTAACGGTGCGGGGGGGCGGACGTGGCGGCCCCAACGTGGAATTCCTACTGGCGCTCGCACTGGCGCTGCAGGGTGAAAAGGGAATTTACGCGGTGGCGGGTGATACTGACGGGGTGGATGGCCAGGCAGAGATAGCAGGAGGCTTCGTGAGCCCGGAACTTTTGCTGCGGGCCTGGGGGATGGGGATCAACCCCAGGCAAAGCCTCGATGACAACGACGGGCACGGCTTCTTCGCGGCCTTGGGGGAAACGCTGGTGACCGGCCCTACACTCACCAACGTGAACGATTTCAGGGCTATTCTCATCGCCGGCTGA
- a CDS encoding substrate-binding domain-containing protein, with the protein MRVIRVAAVIIMSLLAGLAAQAGAEELKIGAGGAPTENILKPIRAAFEQATGLKLYIVASGPKNAFLDLQKGEVDAAAAGLTYQDWLALMKKEGAEVGQPTAFAPVVIGKDKIKVLVHKENKVNQLSAEQLQGIFSGAIGSWKELGGEDVPILVVIGKLTPGTNSMFFKKFMGDKAVAKDVIDATTAEDVRLNVASNPSAIGFGPLSLVDESVKAVQTPELARDITLLTKGKPSAKVQKLLDFINGEGKKYIKQ; encoded by the coding sequence ATGAGAGTAATACGTGTTGCGGCAGTTATTATCATGTCTTTACTGGCAGGGCTCGCGGCTCAGGCAGGCGCCGAGGAACTCAAGATCGGTGCGGGGGGTGCGCCCACCGAGAACATCCTGAAGCCGATCCGCGCCGCATTCGAACAGGCCACTGGCCTCAAGCTCTACATCGTCGCCTCCGGCCCCAAAAACGCTTTCCTGGACCTGCAGAAAGGGGAAGTGGACGCCGCCGCTGCGGGGCTTACCTACCAGGACTGGCTGGCTCTGATGAAGAAGGAAGGAGCCGAGGTGGGGCAGCCGACTGCCTTTGCCCCGGTCGTCATCGGCAAGGACAAGATCAAGGTACTGGTACACAAGGAGAACAAGGTTAACCAGTTGAGCGCCGAGCAGCTGCAGGGGATATTCTCCGGAGCGATCGGATCCTGGAAGGAGTTGGGCGGTGAGGATGTGCCGATCCTGGTGGTGATCGGCAAGCTGACTCCCGGTACCAACAGCATGTTCTTCAAGAAGTTCATGGGGGACAAGGCGGTCGCCAAGGACGTCATCGACGCCACCACGGCCGAGGACGTCAGGCTCAACGTCGCCTCCAACCCCTCCGCCATCGGCTTCGGCCCGCTGTCGCTGGTAGACGAGTCGGTCAAGGCGGTGCAGACGCCGGAACTGGCGCGCGACATCACCCTGCTCACCAAGGGAAAGCCCTCGGCCAAGGTCCAAAAGCTCCTCGACTTCATCAACGGCGAGGGGAAAAAGTACATCAAGCAGTAA
- a CDS encoding substrate-binding domain-containing protein, which produces MKRGMICLALVASMVFGSTAMGEEIKAGGGGAPIDGYLKPVKEPFEKSTGINVNLNFSSATLAFKQLMAGELDVSAAGLAFADLVKTAKKENIEVADPSAYVATEIGASKIYTVSHKDNPVTALTMDQLKGIFTGKITNWKEVGGNDAPILIVLSSINPATNAAFKKLALGDAPFATDVVDAGRFEDVREKVAANPEAIAFGPITMLDATIKTVKTPDVARPVIVITKGAPSPKVQKLISFIKGEGQQYIKQ; this is translated from the coding sequence ATGAAAAGAGGGATGATCTGTCTGGCACTCGTTGCATCGATGGTCTTCGGCAGCACCGCCATGGGCGAAGAGATCAAGGCGGGAGGGGGCGGCGCTCCCATCGACGGCTATCTGAAACCGGTGAAGGAACCTTTCGAGAAGAGCACCGGCATCAATGTAAACCTCAACTTCAGCAGCGCCACCCTCGCCTTTAAGCAGCTGATGGCAGGAGAGCTCGACGTTTCCGCTGCGGGTCTCGCCTTTGCCGACCTCGTCAAGACCGCGAAGAAGGAGAACATCGAGGTCGCCGACCCGTCCGCCTACGTCGCCACCGAGATCGGCGCCAGCAAGATCTACACGGTCAGCCACAAGGACAACCCCGTCACCGCACTCACCATGGACCAGCTGAAAGGGATCTTCACCGGCAAGATCACCAACTGGAAAGAGGTAGGTGGCAACGACGCCCCGATCCTGATCGTCCTGTCCTCGATCAATCCCGCCACCAACGCCGCCTTTAAGAAGCTCGCCCTGGGCGACGCACCCTTTGCGACCGACGTGGTCGATGCGGGCAGGTTCGAGGACGTGCGTGAAAAGGTCGCCGCCAACCCGGAGGCGATCGCATTCGGTCCGATCACCATGCTGGACGCCACCATCAAGACCGTGAAGACCCCTGACGTGGCGCGGCCGGTCATCGTGATCACCAAGGGTGCGCCCTCGCCCAAGGTGCAGAAGCTGATCTCCTTTATCAAGGGAGAGGGACAACAATACATCAAGCAGTAA
- a CDS encoding methyl-accepting chemotaxis protein — protein sequence MSMTIKTKLTLNVVTVILIVAGVAIASIVGMRFVDSKLQDLTQRSTPFQMRTVEFQREIQEATADLIKASASRTRTEFETGKTEAEKSLALVDKGQGALQALSGDAKIEAHQALTSIAGEIFTVTKGKLQAEEDAAAANKAITERMREATTRLRELDAKIKGLQASSSTSYSRSVTETKGVSDRVRNVEALKLTLKDFHLGLLEVSKAQGKKAVLISLAKCNSAMNKALQNELAKSSSSISADLKYLNSKIAPFGKAQGATLEPGVTDTSARDQLFSELTQKMNAVNLVLEQEAAMAADTLSSESRKQSSYFNNSTVATGAMASNSELLSLGLKVDGLASRLFTAGSVKDVDAIEAELNGIFGRIAQVDAQLAQALAKLNARGEAALLHQAEGGLSTIKGLLFVKDGVLSKIRNRLDMEAKAATAMGKLREIVKQQAESGQKTVSIAQVDQEKAITSVNKMVRFSTLLIAAISLGAVLFGIIFGIWVYRSISAPLAQLLSVSQAVAKGDLAVQIDSKSGDEVGKVQLAMGEMVNNLRGMVGKIKDATQSLASSSEELSATAVALEQGAEEQTSRIDQSATAMTEMTQTTIEVARNSSDTSDAATKMKGIAERGKQAMTETARELDRFAESVQQAAQKVESLGKQSEEISDVVTLINDIANQTNLLALNAAIEAARAGEQGRGFAVVADNVRELAERTGTATQEIAQTVKTMQNSVRSSVDYMQEERESVQKVQGQVQQTLVAIGEIVSYVEQVADMVQRIAVAAEEQSSTSSEVSQNMEGVHEIAKELRSSFTDIRHSSGSLSQLATELNGMVGWFRV from the coding sequence ATGAGCATGACTATCAAGACCAAACTCACCCTGAACGTAGTCACCGTAATCCTGATCGTTGCCGGAGTCGCCATCGCCAGCATCGTCGGCATGCGCTTTGTCGACAGCAAACTCCAGGATCTCACCCAGCGCAGCACCCCCTTCCAGATGAGGACGGTGGAGTTCCAGCGCGAAATCCAGGAGGCAACGGCCGACCTGATCAAGGCCAGCGCCTCCCGAACCCGCACCGAGTTCGAGACCGGCAAGACTGAGGCGGAAAAGTCGCTGGCCCTGGTGGACAAGGGCCAGGGCGCGCTACAGGCGCTCTCGGGTGACGCGAAGATCGAGGCGCACCAGGCGCTGACCAGCATCGCGGGCGAGATCTTCACGGTCACCAAGGGGAAGCTGCAGGCCGAAGAGGACGCGGCCGCGGCCAACAAGGCCATCACGGAGCGGATGCGCGAGGCGACCACGCGCCTCAGGGAACTGGACGCCAAGATCAAGGGGCTGCAGGCGTCCAGCTCCACCTCCTACAGCAGGTCGGTGACCGAAACCAAGGGGGTCTCGGACCGGGTGCGCAACGTCGAGGCGCTCAAACTGACCCTGAAGGACTTCCACCTGGGCCTGCTGGAGGTAAGCAAGGCCCAGGGGAAGAAGGCGGTCCTCATCTCGCTGGCCAAGTGCAACTCCGCCATGAACAAGGCGCTGCAAAACGAGTTGGCTAAAAGCTCCAGCAGCATCTCTGCCGACCTCAAGTACCTGAACAGCAAAATCGCCCCCTTCGGCAAGGCGCAAGGGGCGACACTCGAGCCGGGGGTGACCGATACCTCGGCGCGCGACCAGCTCTTCTCCGAACTCACCCAGAAGATGAACGCAGTCAACCTGGTGCTGGAGCAGGAGGCGGCCATGGCCGCCGACACCCTCTCCTCGGAAAGCCGCAAGCAGTCCTCTTACTTCAACAACTCCACCGTGGCTACCGGTGCCATGGCCAGCAATTCCGAGCTCCTCTCGCTCGGGCTCAAGGTGGACGGGCTCGCCTCACGGCTCTTCACCGCAGGGAGCGTGAAGGACGTCGACGCCATCGAGGCGGAGCTGAACGGGATCTTCGGCCGCATCGCCCAGGTGGACGCCCAACTCGCCCAGGCACTGGCCAAGCTCAACGCGCGCGGCGAAGCCGCCCTGCTGCACCAGGCGGAGGGTGGGCTCTCCACCATCAAGGGGTTGCTCTTCGTCAAGGACGGCGTGCTCTCCAAGATCCGCAACCGGCTCGACATGGAGGCCAAGGCGGCTACCGCCATGGGCAAGCTGCGCGAGATCGTCAAGCAGCAGGCGGAGAGCGGGCAGAAAACGGTGAGCATCGCCCAAGTGGACCAGGAGAAAGCGATCACCTCCGTGAACAAGATGGTGCGCTTCTCCACGCTGCTCATCGCGGCCATCAGCCTCGGCGCCGTGCTCTTCGGCATCATCTTCGGCATCTGGGTCTACCGCTCCATCTCCGCACCCCTCGCCCAGCTCCTTTCAGTGTCGCAGGCGGTGGCCAAGGGGGATCTCGCGGTACAGATCGACAGCAAGAGCGGCGACGAGGTGGGCAAGGTGCAGCTGGCCATGGGGGAAATGGTCAACAACCTGAGGGGCATGGTGGGCAAGATCAAGGACGCCACCCAGAGCCTCGCCAGCAGTTCCGAGGAACTCTCGGCAACGGCGGTGGCCCTTGAGCAGGGGGCCGAAGAGCAGACCTCCCGCATCGACCAGTCCGCGACCGCCATGACCGAGATGACCCAGACCACCATCGAGGTGGCACGCAACTCCAGCGACACCTCGGATGCGGCCACCAAGATGAAGGGGATTGCAGAACGCGGCAAGCAGGCGATGACGGAAACGGCCCGGGAGCTGGACCGCTTCGCCGAGTCGGTGCAGCAGGCGGCCCAAAAGGTGGAGTCGCTGGGCAAACAGTCCGAGGAGATCTCCGACGTGGTCACCCTGATCAATGACATCGCCAACCAGACCAACCTCCTGGCCCTGAACGCAGCCATCGAGGCGGCGCGCGCCGGCGAGCAGGGGCGCGGTTTCGCCGTGGTCGCCGACAACGTGCGGGAGCTGGCCGAGCGGACCGGCACCGCGACCCAGGAGATCGCGCAGACCGTCAAAACCATGCAGAACAGCGTCCGCTCCTCGGTCGACTACATGCAGGAAGAAAGGGAGTCGGTGCAGAAGGTCCAGGGGCAGGTACAGCAGACCCTGGTGGCCATCGGCGAAATCGTGAGCTACGTCGAACAGGTGGCGGACATGGTGCAAAGGATCGCGGTGGCCGCCGAGGAACAGTCCTCCACCAGCAGCGAAGTCTCGCAGAACATGGAGGGGGTGCACGAGATAGCGAAAGAGCTCAGAAGCTCCTTCACCGACATCAGGCACTCCTCGGGGAGCCTGTCCCAGCTGGCCACCGAGTTGAACGGCATGGTGGGGTGGTTCAGGGTGTAG
- a CDS encoding heavy metal response regulator transcription factor has translation MRILIIEDEHKAANYLKKGLTENGFSVDIANDGEDGLHLAMTEQYDLIILDVMLPIKGGWAIIQELREAGKDVPVIFLSARDAVHDRVHGLELGADDYLVKPYAFSELLARIRIILRRHPLQQAELLKLADLELDLVRHKARRGGQTLDLTVKEFQLLALMLRRRGEVLSRTTISEQVWGINFDSDTNVVDVAIRRLRKKVDDPFTLKLIHTIRGVGYVIDEVA, from the coding sequence ATGCGCATCCTGATCATCGAAGACGAGCACAAGGCCGCCAACTACCTGAAAAAGGGGCTCACCGAGAACGGCTTCAGCGTCGACATCGCCAACGACGGCGAGGATGGCCTGCACCTGGCCATGACCGAGCAGTACGACCTGATCATCCTCGACGTGATGCTCCCCATCAAGGGGGGATGGGCCATCATCCAGGAACTCAGGGAGGCGGGCAAGGACGTCCCGGTGATCTTCCTGTCCGCGCGCGACGCGGTGCACGACCGGGTGCACGGCCTGGAACTTGGGGCCGACGATTACCTGGTGAAGCCCTACGCCTTCTCGGAACTGCTGGCGCGGATCAGGATCATCCTGCGCCGGCACCCGCTTCAGCAGGCCGAACTGCTCAAGTTGGCAGACCTGGAACTGGACCTGGTCCGGCACAAGGCCCGACGCGGCGGCCAGACCCTCGACCTGACCGTCAAGGAGTTCCAGCTGCTCGCGCTGATGCTCAGGCGCCGCGGCGAGGTCCTCTCCCGCACCACCATCTCGGAGCAGGTCTGGGGGATCAACTTCGACAGCGACACCAACGTAGTGGACGTCGCCATCAGGAGGTTGAGGAAAAAGGTGGACGACCCGTTTACCCTGAAGCTCATCCACACCATCAGGGGGGTCGGCTATGTCATCGATGAAGTGGCCTGA
- a CDS encoding heavy metal sensor histidine kinase — translation MSSMKWPDRPHSSSITARLVGFYLIATLLILLCTNWFQFKTLYKDLDYEDNDFLVERIGTLRDIIARHPDALRDQIPVNKPGQPNRHLVRIQDAEGHTLMQSPGMAVLAVDLFPPAVTSTEKISRGRKYRAPDKRHYVLNAAWAERAGAPHYRLIQVALEITDEDELMSKYLIRTAVAVVTGLLLAALSGVAIARRGLRPLQEMAEKVAHITEADLHQRIGTASWPRELDQLTVALDAMLGRLEESFARLSEFSANLAHELRTPINNLRGEAEVALSRARSEEEYRRIIESAIEEYERLSRMVVDILFLARPDRAYQPVLIDARAEVERLAEYYGTLAEEQHTAIVIEGDGEVSVDPNLFQRAVGNIISNALHYGSRCGEIRVKLRCTDEGGLEIAVEDDGMGVDPAELPRVFDRFYRSPQARQIYNQGSGLGLAIVRSIMNLHGGTASVASRPGAGTVVTLRFPPPQHGETGASVARI, via the coding sequence ATGTCATCGATGAAGTGGCCTGACCGTCCCCACTCCAGCTCGATTACCGCCCGGCTGGTGGGTTTCTACCTGATCGCCACCCTGCTGATCCTCCTCTGCACCAACTGGTTCCAGTTCAAGACCCTTTATAAAGACCTCGACTACGAGGACAACGATTTCCTTGTGGAGCGTATCGGGACGCTCAGGGACATCATCGCCCGCCATCCCGACGCCCTGAGGGACCAGATCCCGGTCAACAAGCCGGGGCAGCCGAACCGGCACCTGGTGCGGATCCAGGATGCCGAGGGGCACACCCTGATGCAGTCCCCGGGGATGGCTGTGCTCGCGGTTGATCTGTTCCCCCCAGCGGTGACCAGTACCGAGAAGATCAGTCGCGGCCGCAAGTACCGCGCTCCCGACAAGAGGCACTACGTGCTCAATGCCGCCTGGGCAGAGCGGGCCGGCGCTCCCCATTACCGGCTGATCCAGGTCGCGCTGGAGATCACCGACGAAGATGAACTGATGTCGAAGTACCTGATCCGGACCGCGGTGGCGGTGGTGACCGGCCTGCTGCTGGCAGCGCTTTCCGGGGTAGCGATCGCCCGCCGGGGATTGCGGCCGCTACAGGAGATGGCGGAAAAGGTGGCACACATTACCGAGGCGGACCTGCACCAGCGCATCGGGACAGCGAGTTGGCCGCGCGAACTGGACCAGCTCACCGTGGCGCTGGACGCCATGCTGGGGAGGCTGGAGGAATCCTTCGCCCGCCTCTCGGAATTCTCCGCCAACCTGGCCCACGAGCTGCGTACCCCGATCAACAACCTGCGGGGGGAGGCCGAGGTCGCGCTCTCCCGGGCGCGCTCGGAGGAGGAATACCGCCGCATCATCGAGTCGGCCATCGAGGAATATGAGCGGCTGTCCCGCATGGTGGTGGACATCCTGTTCCTGGCGCGGCCGGACCGTGCCTACCAGCCGGTGCTGATCGACGCACGGGCCGAAGTGGAACGGCTGGCAGAGTACTACGGCACCCTGGCCGAGGAACAGCACACGGCGATCGTGATCGAGGGGGACGGAGAGGTGAGCGTCGACCCCAACCTGTTCCAGCGCGCCGTGGGCAACATCATCTCCAACGCCCTGCACTACGGCTCCCGATGCGGCGAGATCAGGGTGAAATTGAGGTGCACCGACGAGGGGGGACTGGAAATTGCCGTCGAGGACGACGGCATGGGGGTCGACCCCGCCGAGCTGCCGCGCGTGTTCGACCGGTTCTACCGCTCGCCGCAGGCCCGCCAGATCTACAACCAGGGGAGCGGACTCGGCCTCGCCATCGTGCGCTCGATCATGAACCTTCACGGCGGCACCGCCTCGGTAGCCAGCCGGCCCGGCGCGGGAACCGTGGTAACCCTGCGCTTTCCGCCCCCCCAACATGGGGAGACAGGAGCATCCGTTGCCCGTATATGA
- a CDS encoding hybrid sensor histidine kinase/response regulator codes for MPVYDQERAGGHPGRPLIQNQTVRIVVIYAIFGLAWIYGSDHIIDLLIDDKGMLLQIAVAKGFVFILCTATLLYILINRLLGQLAAADRGRLENLENLSQKNAQLRLFFESAPASLAMFDRDMRYMEVSRRWLSMYGLGERDIIGLSHYEVFPEIPEYWKECHRRGLAGETLREEAEEFRRADGSLQYVRWEIRPWYQAAGEVGGIVIFTEDITERKRFETALEANERFLRLLTDHLPGLVGYWNGDLTCGFANRPYRDWFGKNNDEIIGSTMRALLGEELFLQNEPHVRAVLAGEPQHFQRTLVKRDGETAYVWSHYIPDLVEGSVHGFYVLVSDVTELKRAETERQRLEHQLQQAQKMESVGRLAGGIAHDFNNLLTVIMGLAQLGMRELGAGHPTLVRLEGIQHAAEKSAALTSQLLGFARKQTIAPRALNLNGAVEEMLKMLKRLVGEDIDLAWNPGRDLWKVCMDPSQLDQILANLCVNARDAITDIGKITIETGNVSFDAEYCNAHFDFVPGEYVLLAVSDDGCGMDRETMAQIFEPFFSTKEIGRGTGLGLATVYGIVKQNNGFINTYSELGEGTTFKIYLPRHTEEGARPLPEAAPAPCHGGSETILLVEDEASILNVAVSLLTLQGYQVLPAAKPGDALELAQQHRDRIDLVITDVVMPDMNGRELVRRLLPFCPKVKCLYMSGYTANVIAHHGVLDQGVNFISKPFTMNDLAAKVRAVLDAKGEAVD; via the coding sequence TTGCCCGTATATGACCAGGAACGAGCGGGAGGGCATCCCGGCCGCCCGCTGATCCAGAACCAGACGGTGCGCATAGTGGTGATCTACGCCATTTTCGGGCTGGCCTGGATCTACGGATCCGATCACATCATCGACCTGCTCATCGATGACAAGGGGATGCTGCTGCAAATCGCTGTGGCCAAGGGGTTCGTCTTCATCCTCTGTACCGCCACCCTGCTGTACATCCTGATCAACCGGCTGCTGGGGCAGTTGGCAGCCGCCGACCGCGGTCGCTTGGAAAACCTGGAGAACCTGAGCCAGAAGAACGCGCAGTTGCGCCTGTTCTTCGAATCCGCCCCCGCATCGCTGGCCATGTTCGACCGCGACATGCGCTACATGGAGGTAAGCCGCCGCTGGCTTTCCATGTACGGCCTGGGGGAGCGCGACATCATTGGCCTGTCCCACTACGAGGTCTTCCCCGAAATCCCCGAGTACTGGAAAGAGTGCCATCGCCGCGGCCTGGCCGGGGAGACCCTGCGCGAGGAGGCGGAAGAATTCCGGCGCGCCGATGGGTCGCTGCAGTACGTCAGATGGGAGATCCGCCCCTGGTACCAGGCGGCGGGTGAGGTCGGCGGCATCGTTATCTTCACCGAGGACATCACCGAGAGAAAGAGGTTCGAGACCGCCCTCGAGGCCAACGAGCGCTTCCTGCGCCTGCTGACGGATCACCTGCCGGGCTTGGTGGGCTACTGGAACGGGGACCTGACCTGCGGCTTCGCCAACCGGCCCTACCGGGACTGGTTCGGCAAGAATAACGACGAGATCATCGGCTCCACCATGCGCGCCCTCCTGGGAGAAGAGCTCTTCCTCCAGAACGAGCCGCACGTGCGCGCGGTGCTGGCGGGAGAGCCCCAGCACTTCCAAAGGACGCTGGTGAAGCGCGACGGCGAGACCGCCTACGTCTGGTCCCACTACATCCCCGACCTGGTCGAGGGCTCGGTGCACGGGTTTTACGTGCTGGTATCGGACGTCACCGAGCTGAAACGGGCCGAGACGGAGCGGCAGCGCCTGGAGCACCAGCTGCAGCAGGCCCAGAAAATGGAATCGGTGGGACGTCTCGCGGGAGGCATTGCGCACGACTTTAACAACCTGCTCACCGTGATCATGGGACTGGCCCAACTGGGGATGCGAGAGCTGGGGGCGGGACACCCGACCCTGGTGCGGCTTGAGGGGATCCAGCATGCGGCAGAGAAATCGGCAGCGCTCACCAGCCAGTTGCTGGGTTTCGCCCGCAAGCAGACCATCGCCCCCAGGGCGCTGAACCTGAACGGCGCGGTGGAAGAGATGCTGAAGATGCTCAAGCGCTTGGTGGGAGAGGACATCGACCTCGCCTGGAACCCAGGCCGGGATCTCTGGAAAGTGTGCATGGACCCCTCGCAGTTGGACCAGATCCTGGCCAACCTCTGCGTCAACGCGCGCGATGCCATCACCGATATCGGAAAGATCACCATCGAAACCGGCAATGTCTCCTTCGACGCGGAGTACTGCAACGCGCATTTCGACTTCGTCCCTGGCGAGTACGTCCTGCTGGCGGTGAGCGACGACGGCTGCGGCATGGACCGGGAGACCATGGCCCAGATCTTCGAGCCGTTCTTCTCGACCAAGGAGATAGGGCGCGGAACCGGGCTGGGGCTCGCCACCGTGTACGGCATCGTGAAGCAGAACAACGGCTTCATCAATACCTACAGTGAGCTGGGGGAAGGGACCACGTTCAAGATCTACCTGCCGCGGCACACCGAGGAGGGCGCACGGCCGTTGCCCGAAGCAGCCCCGGCACCCTGCCACGGCGGCAGCGAAACCATCCTGCTGGTCGAGGACGAAGCCAGCATCCTGAACGTCGCCGTCTCGCTGTTGACCCTGCAGGGGTACCAGGTACTGCCGGCAGCGAAACCGGGAGACGCGCTGGAACTGGCGCAGCAACACCGCGACCGGATCGACCTGGTCATCACCGACGTGGTGATGCCGGACATGAACGGCAGGGAGCTGGTGCGCAGGCTGCTTCCCTTCTGCCCCAAGGTCAAGTGCCTCTACATGTCAGGCTACACTGCCAACGTGATCGCGCACCACGGTGTGCTGGACCAGGGGGTGAACTTCATCTCGAAGCCCTTCACCATGAACGACCTGGCTGCCAAGGTGCGCGCCGTGCTCGACGCGAAAGGCGAGGCCGTCGACTAG